Sequence from the Corallococcus soli genome:
CTGCCGCACCCACAGCGAGCCGTCCTTCAGGAGCGGCACCAGGTCCTCCGCTGCCTCGCGCGCGTTCGCGGTGCCCAGCGCTTCGATGAGGTCCGAGCGCAACGTGCTGTCCGTCGTGCCCTTGAGCGCCGCCCGCAGCGCCGGCACCGCGTCGCGCTTGAACCGGCGCGCCAGGAACTTCGCCGCCGCGCCCCGGAGCGTGCCCGCCTCCGCCGTGTCCGCCAGCACCGCCTCCAGCGGCCCCCGGCTCCGCGCCGCCGTCTTCTCGTCGAACGCATCCGCCAGCCGCAGCCGCCGCTGCTGGCGCTGCTCCGCCTGGGGCCACCACTTCGTCAACGCCTGCGCCATCGCGTCCGGCGTCTCCTTCGTGTGACAGGCATTGCACGCGTTGGGCACGTCGTGGCGCGCCGTGTTCTGCGGCGCCGGCACGTCCAGCGCGTGGTCCGCGAAGCGGTCCAGCACGCCCGACACCACCGGCGGCATGTGACACGCGATGCAGTCCTGCGCCGCCGCGGCCTTGTGGTGCGTGTGCTTCTCCCCCTGCGCCACCACCTCCGCGTGACAGCCGTGGCACGTCGCCGCGTTCGCGGACGTGCGCGCGGGCGCTGACTTCGGCAGCGGCTTCACCTCATTGGGCGCGTGCGGGTCATGCGGCGCCGTGTGACACGTCAGGCAGGTGGCCCCGCCCTGCTGGTGGCAGCGTGACTGGATGAGCGCCTGGTACTCGAAGCTGGAGGTGCTGGGACGCCCGTCGTTGAAGAAGTCCCCGGAGCGCTCGTTGCCCACCAGCAGCACCACGGGCTGGTAGCTGGCGTCGTAGCGCTGGCCGGGCTGGAAGCGGTGCTCCGCGTCCAGCATCGGGAACAGCGTGCGGCGGGGCCCATGGCACTGCGCGCACACCGCGAAGGACTCCGCCGCACCCAGCTTCCGCGGCTGGATGATGTCCGCCGCCGCCTGCGACTCCGCGTGCCGGCCGCCCGGCCCATGGCAGGACTCACACGCGACACCCGCGTCCGCGAACGTCGTCTGCCATTGCTGCTTCGCCCGGTCGTAGCGCGCGTCCAGCCCCGTGACGTGACAGTCCAGGCACGCGTGCTGCGCGCTGCGGCGGAAGTTCGCCCAGAAGAACGGGTGGTCCGGCGCCAGCGGGCCCTGCTTCTTCTCCGAGTAGTCCACCCACTCGCCCTTGCCCGTGACGTGGAAGTACACCGGCAGCACCTGCCAGCGCCCGTCCGGCAGCAGCGTGATGGGGTCCTGCATGCGCTTGCCGCCCACCAGCCACTGCACCGGCCACTCGCCCAGCTTCCCGTCCGCGCCCTTCGTGCGCATCAGGTACCTGCCGCCGTCGCGGCGCATCCACGCCTCGCTGGAGTCGCCCTTGAAGTGGGTGCCCGCGCCCGTGAACGTGCCCACGACGAACTCCTTCGTCGCCGGGGACAGCGCGCGGGCGTGCCAGTCGTGCTTCCAGCCCGTGTGCTGCTCCTCGTGGCAGTCCGCGCAAACCTCGGAGCCCACGAACCGGTTCGGCGTCGCGGGGGCCGCCACCGCCTTCACCGGCACGGGCGCGGCGGGGCTCCCCGCATCCAGCACGGCAGGAGGCGCGGGGGCCCGGGTGACGGGGGCCAGGGGCGCGGGGGGCGCGGCCGGGCGCAGGGCGAAGAACAGGCCCGCGGCGAGGAGCGCGACCACCGCGAGGGCGACGAGGACAGGACGAGAGGGACGCATCCGGAGGTGCCGTCCATGCTCCTCCCATCCGCCAGGCGGCACAAGCC
This genomic interval carries:
- a CDS encoding HEAT repeat domain-containing protein, whose protein sequence is MRPSRPVLVALAVVALLAAGLFFALRPAAPPAPLAPVTRAPAPPAVLDAGSPAAPVPVKAVAAPATPNRFVGSEVCADCHEEQHTGWKHDWHARALSPATKEFVVGTFTGAGTHFKGDSSEAWMRRDGGRYLMRTKGADGKLGEWPVQWLVGGKRMQDPITLLPDGRWQVLPVYFHVTGKGEWVDYSEKKQGPLAPDHPFFWANFRRSAQHACLDCHVTGLDARYDRAKQQWQTTFADAGVACESCHGPGGRHAESQAAADIIQPRKLGAAESFAVCAQCHGPRRTLFPMLDAEHRFQPGQRYDASYQPVVLLVGNERSGDFFNDGRPSTSSFEYQALIQSRCHQQGGATCLTCHTAPHDPHAPNEVKPLPKSAPARTSANAATCHGCHAEVVAQGEKHTHHKAAAAQDCIACHMPPVVSGVLDRFADHALDVPAPQNTARHDVPNACNACHTKETPDAMAQALTKWWPQAEQRQQRRLRLADAFDEKTAARSRGPLEAVLADTAEAGTLRGAAAKFLARRFKRDAVPALRAALKGTTDSTLRSDLIEALGTANAREAAEDLVPLLKDGSLWVRQGAALTLAAFGDTRAMPALEALANQPETRGLVQPHIMLGQLAMRRRDVVTATREFERALDLQPYNADVLVRLADLYVVQGNVAKGRERLEEALRFDPQSRSAKQRLSMLPQP